Genomic DNA from Noviherbaspirillum saxi:
TCCGCTGCCCAAGGGTATCGATTTCGCCCAAGGCGCTACCATTCCCACCGCCGGTGCCACCGCTTGGGGCGCCGTGCATGATGTGGGCGCGCTGAAAGCCGGGCAGAAGGTGCTGATCAATGGCGGCTCCAGCAGTGTGGGCATCTTCGCCATCCAGCTTGCCAAGGCGGCAGGTTGTGAGGTGACTGCCACCTGCGGGCCGGCCAATCAGGACTTCGTCAAGAGCCTCGGCGCGGATCACGTTATCAATTACCGCAGTGAGGATGTACTGAGGGAAGCTGTTGCCTGGGCGCCCGAGGGCGTGGATCTGTTGGTGGACGTCGTCGGCCTCGGCAGCCTGCCGGCAGATTCCACCCGGGTTATCCGCCCCGGTGGCGCCTTGGTCTCCATAGAGACCCTGATTCAGGATATCGCTGGCTTCGATGCCGCTCTGGCCAAGTCGCGCAACGTGCGCTTGCTCTCCAACATGGCTGTTGCGGCGCGCATTCCCGAGCACCTTCGCGGCGTGGTGGATGCAATAGCCCAGGGCAAAGTAAAAACGCCGCCTTATGAAATCCTGCCCCTGGAACAGGCCGGCGAGGCCCACCGCCGCGTGGCGGCCGGCCATGTACGTGGCAAGTTATTGCTGCGGGTTGGTGCGGAGTGAACGTAGGGACCGCGCAGAAACAAGTTCGCACATTTTGGCTGGCCCTATCCGGCGCGCTGCGGCGTTGCTCGTCGTCGCCATAGCTCGCTATGACTCCTCCTCGCGCCTTGCAGCGCATCCGGATAAGACCGCCAAAATGCACGAACTTATTCCTGCGCGGTCCCTTAGGAAAACATTCATCTTTATTACTGAAATGTCAACCAACTGAAGGGAATTATTGCAATGAACCATATGCTCAGACCACCGTTCCACCGATTCCTGCCGATTGCATCGATCGCCTCGCTGTGCGTCCTTGCATCCTGCGGCGGCGTCAACGCGGACCCGGTAAACATGTGCGGCAAGCCCAGCCTCGAAGACCGCGCAGAAATCCTCGACCTCATTGCGAGATATGGACCGTATATCGATTATCGCGAAGCCAAGCCGTGGGCATCGTTGTTCACGGAGGATGGTGAACTGAACTATCCGAAGTTCGGCGACACTACCGGTGCCCGGGAAGTCGTCAAGGGTCGCGATGCACTCGTGGCCTTTGCCTCGCAGAGTTCGGCACCTAACCTGGTATTTGCTCACTATCCCGGGCAGACGATTCTCGTTAGCGTCCGCACCGATCAGGTCAAGGCGCTCACCCCGGTAGCGACTGCGATGGTCAAAACCAACGCGCAACTGGCCGCCAACTACAACGGGTTGGGCGTCTATGAGGACGTGATCGTCAAGACTGCCAATGGTTGGCGCTTCCGGAGTCGCAGCGCCAACATCTACGCTGCTCTGCCGATGTCGCGGGATTTCCTGCCTTGCAATCCAGCGACGATGTAAACGGCGCCGCCATCACGCTGGA
This window encodes:
- a CDS encoding nuclear transport factor 2 family protein — protein: MNHMLRPPFHRFLPIASIASLCVLASCGGVNADPVNMCGKPSLEDRAEILDLIARYGPYIDYREAKPWASLFTEDGELNYPKFGDTTGAREVVKGRDALVAFASQSSAPNLVFAHYPGQTILVSVRTDQVKALTPVATAMVKTNAQLAANYNGLGVYEDVIVKTANGWRFRSRSANIYAALPMSRDFLPCNPATM
- a CDS encoding quinone oxidoreductase family protein; protein product: MRAIVIHRFGGPEELQMAEVPSPEPGAGEVLIRVMFAGVNPADWKCREGRLQHYFNCQFPFIVGFDAAGVVERVGKSITEYAVGDTVLTSSNQGRGDWGSYAEYVKSSTATVAPLPKGIDFAQGATIPTAGATAWGAVHDVGALKAGQKVLINGGSSSVGIFAIQLAKAAGCEVTATCGPANQDFVKSLGADHVINYRSEDVLREAVAWAPEGVDLLVDVVGLGSLPADSTRVIRPGGALVSIETLIQDIAGFDAALAKSRNVRLLSNMAVAARIPEHLRGVVDAIAQGKVKTPPYEILPLEQAGEAHRRVAAGHVRGKLLLRVGAE